A single Blastopirellula retiformator DNA region contains:
- a CDS encoding HAD family hydrolase encodes MKICLFDIDGTLVNTAGAGKDAMIDSFQSTAGIDVQTTGVRVSGKTDRGIATELFGDAGKQLTEDVWEKFLSSYMAGLARNLPLRQGRVLPGIVELLDQLAEREDIALGLLTGNVAQGAYLKLTHYDLMHHFAFGGYGDLHPDRNDVAQAAKDACESHLGQAVAGDQIWVIGDTANDVRCARHIGAKALAVATGVFDRDVLAQSEPDLLMDDLADAAEFLDALAQ; translated from the coding sequence ATGAAAATCTGCCTGTTTGACATTGATGGAACCCTGGTCAACACCGCCGGCGCCGGCAAAGACGCCATGATCGACTCGTTCCAGTCGACCGCCGGCATCGACGTCCAGACAACCGGCGTGCGCGTCAGCGGCAAGACCGACCGTGGTATCGCCACCGAACTGTTTGGCGACGCCGGCAAGCAACTAACCGAGGACGTGTGGGAAAAATTCCTAAGCAGCTACATGGCCGGACTGGCCCGCAATCTGCCGCTTCGTCAGGGACGCGTGTTGCCGGGGATTGTCGAGTTGCTCGATCAATTGGCCGAGCGCGAAGATATCGCCTTGGGTCTGTTGACCGGCAATGTCGCTCAAGGCGCCTACCTGAAGCTGACCCACTACGACCTGATGCACCACTTTGCGTTCGGCGGCTATGGCGATTTGCATCCCGATCGCAACGACGTCGCCCAGGCCGCCAAAGACGCCTGCGAATCGCATCTAGGGCAAGCGGTCGCCGGCGATCAGATCTGGGTGATCGGCGACACCGCCAACGACGTCCGCTGCGCCCGGCATATCGGCGCCAAAGCGCTGGCGGTCGCAACCGGCGTGTTTGATCGCGACGTCCTGGCCCAAAGTGAGCCTGACCTGTTGATGGACGATCTCGCCGACGCGGCTGAGTTTCTGGATGCTCTGGCCCAATAG